The window CTGCGCGCCGTTCGCGATATGGTAGAAGCCGCTCTTCCAGTAGGGCACGCGCTTGCGGGTGCCCTCGGGCAGCAGCGCCAGCACGAGCCGATCGCTGGCGCGTAATGCCGCCACGGCCTGATCGACCATGTTGTGGCTGGCGGTTCGGTCGATCGGCAGCCCGCCCAGCGCGCGCATGAGCCAGCCGAGCGGCGGCCGGAACAGCGTGTGCTTGCCCATCCAAGTGGCCTTGATCCCCAGCGCCACCGCCAGCAGCAGCATAATCGGGAAATCCCAGTTCGAGGTGTGCGGCGCCACCACCAGCACGACCTTCGGGTCGCTGGGCATGGCGCCTTCGACACGCCAGCCTAGCATCGCCAGCAGCACGCGCGCAATCCCGCGTTTCATAGCACATCCAGCTGTTGTATGCGCTCACGAAGCTTCGCGGCGGTCGCCTGGGCTGCTGCCAGGCCATCGCGCTCGCGCTGCACCACGGTGGCCGGCGCCTTGTCGGCGAACCCGGCATTGCCCAGCCGGGCCATGCGCCGCGCCACGTCGGCCTCGGCCTGCTCAAGCTCCTTGGCCAGCCGCGCGCGCTCGGCGGCCAGGTCGATCAGCCCGGCCAGCGGTAGGAACACCTCGACTTCGCCAACCACCAGCGCGGCCGAGTTGGCCGGCTTGGCCTCGAG of the Candidatus Kouleothrix ribensis genome contains:
- a CDS encoding lysophospholipid acyltransferase family protein → MKRGIARVLLAMLGWRVEGAMPSDPKVVLVVAPHTSNWDFPIMLLLAVALGIKATWMGKHTLFRPPLGWLMRALGGLPIDRTASHNMVDQAVAALRASDRLVLALLPEGTRKRVPYWKSGFYHIANGAQVPLVLGFADYRRKVGGIGPVFMLSGDAEADMATIHAFYTGITGKRPEQFGEVRLKPPAELP